TGGGCTCCGGCCTTGGAGGTCTGGCCATGGCCGAGAGCTCCACCATGGTCCCGGCCGGGGTTGAGAACTCAACCCTGGCCAGGGCCGAGCTCTCAGCCCCCCGCTCCGTAGCCCCAACCGAACTCtcatcccttctcccccacagagGTGGGGCGGAGAGCAGCGAGTGGGGACGTGGCCTTGGCTGGAAGAGGGAGGGCGTCAgctggaagaggcagggtagagggtggggcaggaagctagcctccccaaggggaaACTTCACCCGCCGCCCATGACAGTGAATAAGTGAGTCCCAAGGGGTCCTTGGTGTTGTCCCAGCAGGTATCTCTGCCAGGCAGGCTCGTCAGGGGAGGCTTGAGCTGTGTCCCGAGGGGCTGCCCCTTGGCCTGGCAAGAAGGAGAAATaccgccccacccccccccgccaggtCAGCACCAACACTGCCACTGCTGATGACCAAACCCGCTTGGGTTTTCCCCCTGCTCTACCATCTGACAACCCCAATGGTGGCTACTACCCCATGGTGtgggcagcccccctccccaccgctgACTTACCAAGCCAGGTCCTCTGAGTAAGGGTGATGATCCAGAGCAAAGGAGAGGGGACGCCCCCCGCCTTGGAGTCCCTACCCATTGTCCCACCCCCATGCTTCCTTTAGCCCTCGTGTTGTCACACTCAAAGGCCGGGCCCCCTCCTTCATTCCCACCCTCTGAGACCCTCCATCAGGGCTGGGCATTGGGCTGGCATGGCATAAATTGCGGCTGCAACACCTCTCAACTGCTCTGGAGGGCGCATCCAGCAGGTGGCGCTGTCTGAGTGGCACAGTGACACATACTGGAACAATGCTTGGGGAGCACATGTGGGTCAGAGCAGCAGGGGGGCAACTAGTGGAGCAGGGTAGGTGGGagtgggcagggcagagccagggcccTTTTCCCAACCATCACCCCGTGGGGCTGCCGTTTTTGGAAACCTAGTTGGACCCTGCTGCCACAGCCAAGAAGAAAGTAATGGTGTTCCAAACACGGTATTAGTCTACAAGCCCTCCATGAGCCAGGGTCGTCCGCCAAGGGACCTTTGTGGCGTGGCGGGATTTGTGCCTCCGCCGTACAAATAGCCCTCTTCGTTCGCCCAATCATTTGTCCCCGTGGCCACTCCACAGGCTGATTGGCGCTCGTgactgggaaatgactgccagAAGGGATTTCCTCTGAGCCAAGAGATTCTCCTTACACACCTAGAAATGGCTCTGAAAACTCACTGAGTTGGCAGCTGTCTAATCTGCAGTCcatggagctcagggctggggaaatagCCCTTCAGATGCCCTCTGTTCTGTATCCCTTAAAGGCCATTTTCACTCATTATCTGTGGCAAAAGACTCTGGGAGTTTGAGAATGTAAATTCTACTTTATTATTTAAAAGCAAGACATAAAAGCTAACCCCACCTTCCATCCAGGGCCCCACCTCAGCACGGTGCCCCATCCCAGCACATGGCTGCTCCCGCTTCCTGCGGGTGCTGGTGACAGAAGCTTTTTAAAGATGGTGGGAAAGTGCAGAGAATCCATGAGCGATGCTGAGCTTCAGTCCCAGAAACAAATGCTCCGGGAGCAGGAAATCCAGAGGGCTGTTTAACGGGAGTCAGAGAATGGGTTGAATTTACAGAAGCATCGGTATCTTCAATCCCAGCAGCTTTTCTCCCCCCTAGGGACACCCCTGGTGAGTGGGGCAGACAGAGTCTCCGTCGTCCCCACCCAAGACACTACGGtagttggggaaggggtgaccaGCGCTGTCAGGCTCCTTACTGCCCGCTGGCCTCAATGATGGGGACCAGTCTGGATTCAGGGCTGGCCTGGCCTGTTGCTGTCCCCGGCTTCTTTCTTGGCTCTGCTCAGCCTCATCCATTCAGGAATCCGGGGGCCACCCTGTCATTCCCTTTGGAGAACGTGACAACATCACATAAAACTTCTAAGATACTTCCTGTCTCTTTCTAGCCGCCGTTCAGCAAGTTCACAGTTCTCAGCCTCGGCCATCTGGCTCTCACGAGCAAACCCTACAGTTTCCCAGCTCTGTATCCCCCGCCTCCcatgctctctccccctcctaccTGTCTCTCACCTCACCCCTGGGATCAGGTAGTTACTTCCTTTCCCCTTTTCAGGCTCCACCTCTCCGGGACTTTCACATGTGCCCATCAGTGTTTGTGTCAGCAGTTacttgaaaaatcagttattaatAACTAATGGATGAACTGTTCAACCAATATTAAAGTCTCATGGCAGAGATGGACGaaaaagcaaaaataatgaaGGGATATTGTGCCAACTAGTCATTTGTGTCATAAATTTCCACAATAAAACTATGCAaacctgctccccaccccctgcagtcAAACAAAAACTAATATCCAAGTATGTGACAAAACAGCCttcaggaaagagaaaaaacagaacacagggagTTATAATGCACTTTGAGGCTTAGATAATGTGAAATTCTGGAGCAAGTTGCAGTTGACACAAAGTTAGGAGAACAGATTTCCCTGTGTTCTCTTCTAAACCAGCTAAACTTTGTTTTTTgataaatagattccttactaggcatattaatatagaAATTTGAGTAATTATTCATTTCAACTACAgtacagaaacatatttcccaCTCCCCTCAGAACCAGTGCAAAGGCTCGGGGAGAatcaggggtaacagaggagctgagggagagggaaataatcactggaaaggagcctgggaatgaacctggagggttgttgggtgtgggtgggagaaatatGGAACAGGGATTTctagggaagggggagagggattgttagggagttggggagcctccccgatacagaccctggctgatccctagcctctcccattcagtcagacacatctttccctgtccccatgtgtccctgcacccccactcccaattTGCCTCTGGCTCagtgtcaccccactagctcctgtgccCCCGATCTGTCCCCCCACtggcccttctgaaccccagcctCTGAAAGCCCCCAGCAGTCCTGTGTGCCCCACGCTGTCTGTCCTCCCCATATCCTGTGTCTCCTCACCTAGCCCCACAGACAGGGTGCTGTAAGtggctggctgctccagcccatgagccagctgccctctctcCTAGTGCCACATCAGCCCcatggtgggcaaaaggtgtaattGCATGACTCTTCTCGTAACTTCCCTTCGCCTCCCCGTCACAATCAATTATTCTGAGGTGGGAAaaaaatctgcgggggacattaATTCTGCCCTTGCACAATGGCgtagaattccctcaggagtcgCTAATGCAGAGGACACTATAAATGAGATggagaaattggtccaataaaagatattacttcacccaccttgtctccctaatatcctgggactgactcggctacaacaacactgcagataTAAATGAGATGGTCAGCGTTGGCCTAGACTCAGAAAAGTGGTGGAGGCTTGGTCAGTGTTGGGGGGAAATGTGCCAGCTATCCCTGACCAAACTCTGGCCTCTTTTCTTTATGTTGGCAaaccctcagggtatgtctacattgcaatcagaCACTGTGGCTGACCCAtgttagctgactcaggcttccgAGGCTCGGGGGGctctaaaattgcagtgtaaactttcaggctcaggctggaggccaGGTGCTGGGACTCTACCCAGgtcttctcctcctctgcctgggaTTTGCTTAGACCAGACAGAACCAGAGGGCCAATGACAGCTTACgttcagctgctgctggagtcgCTGATGTCCAGGATAGCGTTTGCTCCAGCTGAAATCTTTTCCACGCTAAGGACATTTAAGAGGTCTCTTCCCTGTCTGAATTTGCCGTTGGCGAACGTGATTGAAGTCCAACTGAAGCATCACCCACATTCAAGGTTTCTCTCCTAAGTGGAGTCTCTGATGCGTAATTAGGTTCGAGCTCTGATTGAAACTTTTCCCGCAGTCTGAGCATTTATAGGGCTTTTCTCCCGTGTGAGTCCTCTTGTGTCTAATCAGAGTGGAGCTCTGgttgaagctcttcccgcactcgaGGCacttatagggtttctctcccgtgtgggttcGCTGATGTGTAATAAGGGCTGAGCTatcactgaagcttttcccacaatccaagcatttatagggtctGTCTCCTGTATGGATTATCTGGTGTCTAATAAGTTGGGTGCTCCAGTCAAAACTTTCCGcacactcaaggcatttatagggCCTCTCTCGTGTGTGAATTCGCTGATGTGAAATAAGGTTTGAGCTCTGATTGAAGGTTTTTCCACACTTAATACATTTATATGGTTTCTCTCCCGTGTGCAgtctctgatgtgtgataaggtctGAGCTCTGGTTGAAGTTTTCCCCACAGTCCAgacatttatagggtctctctcccgtgtgaaTTCTCTGATGGGAAACAAGGTtagagctctgattgaagcttttcccgcactcaatACATTTAtatggcctctctcctgtgtggattctccaatGGGAAACAAGGTTTGAGCtacgactgaagcttttcccacatttggtgcatgtgttttttctcccttctctgtgGATTCTCCGCTGGGCTGTGGTTTCCTCGAGGTCCTTGCCACTTCCCTTACAATTAGTGGTTTTACCCACTTTCTTTCCTGGCTGGTTTCCCTGCTGCTTCTCTGACTTGCGTGGAATCCCCCAGGCTTTTCCCTGCTTATGACTCTGGAAAAAATTCCCTTTGGATCTTCCTGATAAAGTTTTGTGCAGTTCCACTTCCTCAGCgccttcctgctgagaattctccTCCTTGTTCTCACTCATCCTCCCATCACCTgctggaaacagagagagagagagaaggagagaatcAAAGATGGGTTATTCACTGTCCCATGGTGgaaggaaagaaaggggaagatCAAAGAGGAGAAACACAGCACAGTAACTGTTGGGGAGATCGAGAAAGGTAAAATTCTATTAACCTCTGTAATTCCTGCTTTTCTAAAGTGGACATCTGATGCTCCATGATCAAGTGGGTTGTTCTTTCTCACCTTCCCGGCATGGAGACTACAAAGAGGCTCCAGGCATGCTTGGAAGACGAAGAGGAATAATCCAGTTATGGTGGATAGTGGCGTATCAGATACAAGATAGCAAGCTCATGCCAGCTGTCGGTGATATTGGGTGGGGAACCATGAATGAAAACCACCATGAGGATACATGCAAACATCatgctgggatgtattagcaggagagttgtaagcaacacatgggaagtaattcttccgctctactccgggCTGATATGGCCTCAGCtgaaatagtgtgtccagttcacGGCGctacacttcaggaaagatgtggacaaattggagaaagtccaaaggagagcaacaaaaatgatgaaaggtctagaaaacatgacctatgagggaagattgaaaaaactgggtttgtttagtctggagaagagaagactgagagaggacatgataacagttttcaaatacataaaaagttgttacaaggaggagggagaaaaattgttcttgttaacctctgaggataggacaagaagcaatgggcttaaattggaacaagggaggtttaggttggacattaggaaaaacttcctaactgtcagggtggttaagcactggaataaattgcctagggaggttgtggaatctccatcattggagattttaaagagcgggttagacaaacacctgtcagggatggtctaaatactCAGTCCTGCTGCGAGTGctggggactgaactagatgacatcttgaggtcccttccagtcctatgattctatgatctggatCCAACCCTGACCTGGTGAGATGAGGCAGAATTGGAAATATTCACTCACAACACATTGGTGGGAGTCCCAGCTTCTCCCTTCACTTCACAGATGGTTTCTGCATCCATTTCATTGACAACTCACCGGCATGGTCTTTTCTTGGGATCTCCCTTTCCTTGGAGGCCTGAGCATCCaggacccatggctcttcccctcaTTCCAGGTAGGAGATCAGGTCAGGCTTGGGAAGGGGGAATCCtgctcggggtgtgtgtgtgtgtaatcaggCATGATCAGGGTGTGTCAAGCATTGGGAGAGGATTTGTTACAAAGAACATTCCTTGATTTTAACCTGACCCTGTGCTGGGCTGCGGGGGCCACAGACTCTGAACGGACGGGAACATGGTCACTGAGCCCCTGTGGGAGAGGCAGATGTTTGGAGGGGGGGCTTCCAGGATCTGTGCACTCTAGGGGATTTGCTGACATGGCTCTGCCGTTCAGCCCCCGCCTTTTCCTCAGTCTTCAGAGCCCTCCACAGACACGGAGCTAGttccaggaagggagggggacagggattGTGTGTGGGAGTGAGAATTAATACAGGCAGGTCAATGCGCTGCTTCCGCCCCCTTGAAAGCTGTTGGGATGGGAATGGATAATCCTCTCCATTGTATTTCTGACTCCCTAACCCCATGGAAGAAGGCAAAGAGAGTAAAGTCTCTCTCACACTGGATCTGGGGACATTGGAGCCTTAAAATCTAAGGGACCACAAGCCACACTGACCACATCGCAGCCCCCCTCCCCTAGCTTCAAATAACCGAGGGCACAGGAATTCCTTATCCAGCGTGGTCACcgtctcatagttctcctgcatgacgtccccgTAGAGGTCTCTCTGAGCAGGATCCAGCAGGGCCCCCTCCCTGGGTGAAACACACAGCCACCTCCTTGAAGGTCACCAGCATCTGACACAAGAGTCCCCccctcagcacctgctgccccagctaCATTCCCACTATTCCCGGGGGAGGAGAGCAGGAGCCTTCCTGTTTATCATACACCCACTAGCCAGAGGCTGGTAGAGGAGATGGAGATccggagcagggtccagggacagGAATCCCAACACCCCCCTATTCCcagcagctgggggtgaggggatgggGCCTCTCCTCTGGGTGCCCCCTTCGTAttccacagcagcctctggctggTAGGTTCAGGCTGCAGCGCCAGGGATCTGTTAAGTTTTCCTTCCCAGCCCTGTCCAGGGGGGTTGTTTCCTATTCCAGAAATGGGCAAATTCCCACCTCCCGCCCAATGGGCCTCCTCTGAAAAAATAAGCTCCAGATTAACCACGGCCCAGCAGGGCAGGCCCAGCCTGTCCTCCCCCTGCGtaattcctgctcctccccctctaaTAGAAACCAATCCTGCAGCTCCCTGAAAATGCCCTACCTGCATGGGCTCTGAGGCAGCCATTTCCCGGCACAGAAACAGGGCTGTTATTCCGCCACCTGGCAGAGCGAGAAGGGCAATCGACCCGGAGATTTCAAGAGGCTTTTCCATTCTCACGCCCTGATTTCCACACACCCCAGCTCTGTCCTTGCAGACATATATTCAGACTCTGGCAGGCTGGGAAAAACCCTGGGTCATTTTAAGACagcgcagccccagccccttccagcatgactaacCCCATCGAGACACCTTTAAACTCTCCCAGGAACAGCGTCTCCGAGCCAGACACTAGAAAAGAGCAGCATCAAAGGAGCCAGTTTGAGGGGTTTCCCTTAGGACTGGCCCCAAGGGCAGCGCatccccccagcagcagctggacacccagagcatggggttgcatccctgcccatcctggctaatagccattgatggacctatcctccaggaacttatctagttcttttttgaaccctgttatagttttggccttcgcaacatcctctggcaaggagttccacagattgactgcgcatcgtgtgaagaaatacttccttttgtttgtttgaaacctgctgcctattcagtTCATTGCGTGACCCCTGTCCCCCGCCACGGTTCTTGTGTGACGTGAAGGGGCCAATAACATTCCtctattcactgtctccacaccaggcatgattttataggcctctgtAGTTGTCTCTTTCCTAAACTGGACACACTCAATCTTTTTAACCCCTCCTCATAGgcaagctctgtgtaagctcggaaGTGTGTCCCTTTTGAAGTCGGTCCAACAAAAGAgatcacctcccccaccttgtctgtgTAACATAACAGACTCTCCCTTCTCCTTTGGGTCACCCTCTCTGCCCTCCCATCTCTCCTTCCCGCACCATTGTTGCCTTCTTTCTCACCCTCTCCCTTCCTGACAAGCAAACCCCTGAGAGACAAAGAACAACCCCCATCCCTTTATGGTCCCTCCACGCTGTTTTCCCAGCCTGATTCCCCCAATTTGGCCTTTCCCCCAGGTCTCCCCGtcacctgcaggctccggctcaggAGCTGGTGtcagcagagcctggggctggttCCAGACACCGGAGAAAGTCCCCACCCgggctgggcacagaggggggTTAATGCAGGTCTCTCCCTGCACAGACcccgctggggagcagcagcGTCTCTGCCTCTCAGCTCATGGCTCACGCTGCAGCCGATGACCCAGGAAGCTCAGCGACAtgcagaggagggagagagggaccAGAGCTCCCCTCCCGTTGGAATCACCAGAGCCCTCTGGCGTGTctacaccagtggctctcaacctttccagactaccacacccctttcaggaggctgctTTGCCtcgcaagtttcacctcacttcagAACCACTTGCTTCCACAATCCGACATGAAAATACAGACATGTCACGGCCACTAGTACTGATCAATTGTTGACTTTCTCGTTTATACCCTATAATTATAAAAGACatcaactgaaatataaatattgtccttacatttcagtgtatagtctacagagcagtataaacaagtcactgtctgtctgaaattttagtttgtcctgacttcgctagtactttttatgtagcctgttgtaacgcctggcaaatatctagatgtgtTGACATACCCCCCGGCAGGAGACATCtgtgtacccctaggggtacacGGGCAGTGTGTGAACCACCACCTCAgcgaggctagcccccagccccgccccttccacctgaggccctgccccttcttccccccccccgcgggagcCCAGATCCCCCCCATCGCAGCTGccggcccccaccccaggctagcACCCCCAACCCCGGAGCCCCGGGAGGGCAGGCAGCGCggccccagccctgaagcactgAGCAGCGCAGCCCTAGCCCCAGAGCACCGGGCAGGCGGGCGGCATGGTCCCAGCCCCGGAGCGCcgggcatggccccagccccccctaagccccagagcactgGGAAGGCAGGCAGCGCGGCCCCAGCTCCGGAGCGCTGGGCGGTGCAGCCCCCAGAGGTAGCCCCTGGGCACAGGTAAACTGGGAGCCAGAGCAGGAAGGGATCTGGGGGCAAAGCGTGGACAGAGCTAGGCCTGGCTCTTTGGAGAGGCTCAGCCTACCCCGGCCTGTGATACCCGCCACCCATGGGTACCCGCAGCAGGGGTAGACACGCCCTCGCTTTGATCTAACTAGccgggggtgctggaacaatttgtacagtggagGGCTGcaagctattgaaccaaactgcaaaccctggatatgatggaaaccacttcaagccagggggtgcggctgccccctacttccagcacctatgtagcTAGCTCCACTCCCAATCGTGGTGGCAATATGGCAGTCAGGAAAGCAGCAGCGTCTAGCCTCTTAAGCACACTCCCAGTGATCaaagagggtagtgtggacatgcaccgTGGCAGTAATTCATGAAGcagctgtaagtcgacctaacagAGGTCGATTtatctttgtagtgtagacacagccttaaaGAGGAGGATAAACTCTCCAGAGTTTGGACCAGAGGCTTCTGTGGTGAGAGGAATCAGGATCCTGATGGGGGGCAGGTTGATTTCAATTAGGAGCCATAACACCTTTGAGGAACAGGGCAGGAATCCTTTCAGTTCATCTCCTCACCCTCTCCAAACACAGAGGCTGAAACAACCTATCTTCCATCCCCGCTCCAACTCTTTTATAATCTGTGTCATTAGGTGttataaatatatttacaaacaaaacccacaaaggAAAAAATCCACCCCACTGCTCTTCAGAAGTGGGAGAGAGCTGAGACTCGCTGGGAGGGAGCCAATCTGTCCCTGGAGGGGAAACTTGGAAACTGAAACGAGGAACATGAGTGGCTCTGAATGAGTCGGGACTAGGCAAAGAAGCAGAGGCTTGGTCTGGGCCACTAGGAAACGACCTAGCTAACCCGGACCgcttttcctagtctagacagaCCCTCAGCGGTCGATGCTTCTAGGACTGAGGTGGGATTCCTAGATTCAGGGCTTTTCAAAGTCCCCCACCAGAGGCCCAGTGAAAATCAGTGCCTCTGAATTTGTGAATGTGGgcagggaaaaggggaagaggagtTAACGAAGGGAGACAGGACCTCCCTAACCGCACCTcacccctcttatcccatgatcccCAAACATTCAATAACCCCAGCACCCAGTCCCCTTTCACGTCCATCTCCTTCAGCCCCAACCATTCGATCCTCTAGTTCCCTGCCCAAAACCCGTCCCTCCACAGTtgatcccccagagcccagcacccTGGGGGAttcagggaggggaggagttacCAGCCCCCAGGGACACTCGCCCTGCAGGGAACAGCTCCAGGTAAGTGGGAGAGCACAGCCCAGGGGCTGGTGgaagacagggggtggggacaggtgtctaGGGTGAAAGTGGGGCTGGCCCAAGTGTCGTTCTCCTCATCTCCATGACAGGGGGATCCCGgctggaaggggaagggagaggggggaacttCAGCCAGACAGAGGGAGCGTCTggaggagtttctctctctcccttcccgcacctgtggcccatcagctcagcagccagggttgcagcagggaggaggggctgatcggggcttctcctcctctgcctggggTTTGCAGAGCCAGAGGGTCACTGACCAGCTGCTGCTCGGCTGCTGCTGTATCCTCACCCCAGCAATGGGCAGCCAGATCCTTGGGAGCCAAACGCCCCTGATGTGTGTAGGAATGaggaaatgttgttttttttaaactatggcCAGCCCTAACCTGGGCACTGATACAATTTTCCCTCCAGTGTGGAGGAGTCTCTGATGTCCAATATGGCATTCGCGCCACCTGAAGGATTTTCCCTGCTAAGAGCATTTAAGAGGTCTCTTTACTATGCTGATCTGCTGATGCAGGATACAGTCAGAGCCCAGCTGATGCTTCTTCCACATTCGAGGGATTCTCTCCAGTGTGCAGCCTCTGGTGTCTAGCAAGGGTGGAGCTCCagctgaaacttttcccacagccGGTGCATTCATAAGGTTTTTCTCCGGTGTGAATCCTCTGATGCACAGTAAGCGCTGAGCTCCagttgaagcttttcccacagacaAGGCAGCTATAcggcctctcccccgtgtggatTCGCCGGTGAGAAATCAGTTCCAAACTCTGACTGAATGTCTTCCAACAGTCGAGGCATTGGTAGGGCctttctcccgtgtggattcgccGATGCGTAATAAGAACGGAGCTCTGAATGAAACTTTTCCCGCAGTCGGAGCATTTATAGGGTTtgtctcctgtgtggatcctctgatgttgAAAGAGGtttgagctctgattgaagcttttcccgcagtccAAGCATTTATACGGTCTCTCGCcggtgtgggttctctgatgtgcAAACAGGTTTGAGCTCCagttgaaacttttcccacattcaaagcatttatagggtttttcccccgtgtgggttctctgattTTTAATAAGGCCGGAGTTCTCAACAAACCGCTCCCCACACTCAGTGCACGTATAGGATTTCTCTCCTGTGTGTTGTTTCTGATGCCTGCTAAGGTTTGAGCTGGATTTGAATGTTCTCCCACAGTCAAGGCATTTGTAAGGTCTCTCTCCCTTGTGGATTCTCTGGTGCACGTTAAGGTTTGATTTGTGAACAAAACTGGTGCCACAGACGAAGCATTTATggggtttctcccctgtgtggatcctctgatgcaCTACAAGATGCTATCGGTAAtcgaagcttttcccacagtcgagGCATTTTGAGGTTcatctcctgtgtgggttctctgatgcaCATTCAGGCTCgagctctgagtgaagcttttcccgcactcgaggcatttatagggtctctccccCTTGTGGTTCCTCTGATGCACGATAAGGTGGGAGCTGTGAACAAAGCTTGTCCCGCACTCGctgcatttatagggtctctctttggtgtggattcgctgatgcaCCACAAGGTgcgagcgctg
This genomic interval from Caretta caretta isolate rCarCar2 chromosome 14, rCarCar1.hap1, whole genome shotgun sequence contains the following:
- the LOC125621605 gene encoding uncharacterized protein LOC125621605; amino-acid sequence: MSENKEENSQQEGAEEVELHKTLSGRSKGNFFQSHKQGKAWGIPRKSEKQQGNQPGKKVGKTTNCKGSGKDLEETTAQRRIHREGRKNTCTKCGKSFSRSSNLVSHWRIHTGERPYKCIECGKSFNQSSNLVSHQRIHTGERPYKCLDCGENFNQSSDLITHQRLHTGEKPYKCIKCGKTFNQSSNLISHQRIHTRERPYKCLECAESFDWSTQLIRHQIIHTGDRPYKCLDCGKSFSDSSALITHQRTHTGEKPYKCLECGKSFNQSSTLIRHKRTHTGEKPYKCSDCGKSFNQSSNLITHQRLHLGEKP